The following DNA comes from Gadus chalcogrammus isolate NIFS_2021 chromosome 12, NIFS_Gcha_1.0, whole genome shotgun sequence.
GTGTTTTTCGTAGGAGAAGTCTGGGAATCTCGCCTCTGATTAGTTACAAGGGCTCTCCTTTTAGATCGTGTTTTGATTAGTCCTAGCTGGAGTTTAGGGTCAATGgcgtgttcctgaatcctcggacgccagcgtTCCGAGTTGCGATTTCCGGTCTCGGGACGTTCCCGTTCGTTTGTgcgattgtgtcatgaaattggctagtcgttatttattgttagctacattagcctctttagcaaaccagcccgaaaacaaaaaacacaactttacattgtactTCCGACTTccgactcggaaggctggcgtccgagcaTTCAGGAACACAGCATAACCCTTAACCCtgaccaatcggaggagagcacttctaaccaatcagaggcgagaATCCCAGACTTCTCCTACGAAAAACGCATTCGCCTACCGCAAGCTTTCAACCAATGGTGCAATTCCGTTGACTTGAGGCGTACCACATCATGAACTATCGTGTAACATCTCCGCAAACGATATAAATAGAAGAATACACATGCAGAGCCTGGTGAAAGACTACCACCCTTTATACATAACAAGTATTACTACAAGAAGGCCATAGCAAGTTGGAAACGGTGGAAAGAAAATGCCAGCAACTTATGCAGTTTCATTTTATAAACACAAATTAACACGAAACGCCAATGAAAAACATTACATGAGAAACACACGCAATACACAAAGTGACACTATTTTTGAAATAGAAATCCTGAAAAATATATTGCCTGAAcaatattaataaaatatttattcaatatatatttttcaattatCAGTTTTTTCAATTATTGTAGCCTACCACCTGCAGTACCGCACCACTCTGCCTCTATGAACGGCTCACCTTCCCATGCAACCCCCACCACTAAAAACAATTCTCATTTCATTGGGTCCTGAATAAAGTTTGCATGCAACTCACAGAACATTTTATTCTGCTATACAGGAATTGCAAGCACTGGCCAAGAGCCACCCTGATGCGATCACCGTCATTCAACTAGGTGATGACTcttcatttaaaaataaacatttttgatGTTTCAACCCGATGTCACAAGAACACTACTGTGATGTTTCTCAGTGTTTCTTATGTTGACCCTTTCTGATCTCGCTCTCAGATGTCGCCGACCTCTGCAGCATAAAAAAGTGTGCGGAGAGGGTAGGCTCCCTGGTGGGGCCAGGGGGCCTCAACCTGTTGATCAACAATGCAGCGGTTCTTTTCCATGGCACTTTTCAGAGCACCAGTCCAGAGGACATGCTAACTACCTTCAACACCAACGTCATTGGCCCAATGAGCCTCACTAAAGTGAGGGCAGGAGGGAGGAAGTTCTTACGGCTGTATTTCTACATAGTGATGGTTTTGAAAACATCATCTTGTTTGTACAAGTTTCATGCCATTTATTTCTAGTAAATGCATCATTAATTTATTTCTCCCTGTGTAACATCTCCTTTTCTCTCACTCTGGTTGTCATCATTATGAAGGAGCTCCTCCCTCACCTACGAGCAGCAGCTTTGGCCAGCAGGACACCAGGGATGTCTTGCAGTAAAGCAGTCGTGGTCAACCTCTCTAGCATGGCTGGAAGCATGACCGGTACTCCTGAAAGCTACAGCAGGTTCCCTGTGATGTCGTACCGCATCAGCAAGGCAAAGACCAGCGTCCAACTCGTATCTAGCTAGCTCAAGCTCTTTGATAAAATCTGTCCTACAACATTCCTattgaaagtgttttttttttaaatttattttcCCTTCCCGTTCAAGGCGGCTTTGAACATGCTGACCATCTGCTCTGCCTTAGAGTTCCAGAAGGATAACATCTTGTCTGTTCTCCTGCACCCTGGCTGGGTGAGAACCGACATGGGCGGAAAAGAGGTGAGGGTGCCGCTGGCCACTGTTGTTTACTTATTTGCCATTTAACTTTAAGATAAGTAAGCTTTACAAAATATTTTAATCAACAATCAGAGgttttttcaaaatgtttaaTTTGTAGTGTCAGTGAGATCACCACTGCtcaatgttctttttttgcagAATAGACATAGAGTAGTGGTCAATCTATGGGAAAATGAttgataattatattattctatTACCCACTAGGCGGACATTGACAAGCTAGAAAGTGTAGGAGGCCTGCTAAGCGTGATCGATTCCCTGACGGAGAAGCACAATGGAGCCATCCTGGACTATAATGGTGTGTCATTGCCATGGTAGTCCTACATATATAGCTCCATTGTTGGATGCTGAGTGTATATTccatgttattattatcttttacAATACTTAAAACTTTATAATCACATGTGTAATACCAATTTGTACAACTATAACATGAGTCTAATGCTCATGTCATCATTGGCTATTGGCTATAAGCATTGTTTTATAATAACATCTGAATAAACTTTTAAACTTAAAATCCTAAGAGTTTAAGTGTATGTTtaccagcaggtggtgctgtTTAACTTGACTATATCATAAAAGTGAACATGTCTCCATGAATATTGTTCATTATTTCTCATTGCTTCTTCCATCCCCTGGCTTCTTAATATCGCTAGATGCTTAATGTGATTCTGAGGAAGAATTAAACGTATTCTTCTTTGCCAGTGTTGGTAGTTActcaaaaaaaagtaattagatACTTATTACTGgttacttctgtaaattgtaatgagattactttactagttactgcatttgaaaagtaacttcactacttattacttcactttcccgtttcttaatttactgtagatacatggacaaacatcatagccctatcatcacttaggg
Coding sequences within:
- the LOC130393339 gene encoding C-factor-like isoform X1; the protein is MASVATRTVLITGANRGLGLEMVKQMVEGPSPLPYLFACCREPDGPRGKELQALAKSHPDAITVIQLDVADLCSIKKCAERVGSLVGPGGLNLLINNAAVLFHGTFQSTSPEDMLTTFNTNVIGPMSLTKVRAGGRKFLRLYFYIVMELLPHLRAAALASRTPGMSCSKAVVVNLSSMAGSMTGTPESYSRFPVMSYRISKAALNMLTICSALEFQKDNILSVLLHPGWVRTDMGGKEADIDKLESVGGLLSVIDSLTEKHNGAILDYNGVSLPW
- the LOC130393339 gene encoding C-factor-like isoform X2; translation: MASVATRTVLITGANRGLGLEMVKQMVEGPSPLPYLFACCREPDGPRGKELQALAKSHPDAITVIQLDVADLCSIKKCAERVGSLVGPGGLNLLINNAAVLFHGTFQSTSPEDMLTTFNTNVIGPMSLTKELLPHLRAAALASRTPGMSCSKAVVVNLSSMAGSMTGTPESYSRFPVMSYRISKAALNMLTICSALEFQKDNILSVLLHPGWVRTDMGGKEADIDKLESVGGLLSVIDSLTEKHNGAILDYNGVSLPW